A single region of the Oryzias melastigma strain HK-1 linkage group LG23, ASM292280v2, whole genome shotgun sequence genome encodes:
- the LOC112153396 gene encoding toll-like receptor 1 isoform X2, whose product MGPSVAPVIGALLAVTFLSPECRAADPDVKGLQLCGVLRRGMKDYSYHNLTAVPSHLPHDTQYLDISHNPIPRLDADQFFGLSQLCFLKATHCGLREIPSLVFKHTPGLKVLNISHNSLPYIPAISLEKLQVFALDNNLYSSYKIPASFQDMKGLDSLLLGSTAATMVGFQDFDALTNVSLKHLLLGAGTPWRKYDSGSLARINLQEISLHVSFCENFTMLEDLLRDLAETRVRSIQLRSVFPDSCRVTGDPFFKLRTMPFIQRLSIENTWINSSFMEVFLKNVWFSPLRELLFVNITYNEDTPDGFQFPTINSTINLRSVTFNGVNHYQYKYPTFNMSFKAFSELTYLKFSGTGMNILPCGVISTLPSLEMLDLSDNLLSESGFWWFQCSYSSTFPKLQKLSLSRNRFTSLSFISKKMQQMKTLKSLDLSFNSIHLDGACSWPAQLTELSLGNNNLGNTVFNYLSPNFESIDLTKTGITALTQEVLSRFPKLEQLTLSSNNIQVFPEDLIAPTLLRLHVDQNAITSVSREAFAGLPRLQTLIAGNNPYFCSCDMHWFITTLNKSLLPDWPFDYTCSTPPSLSGQSLLEYKTSRLSCEVWLQVVVALPVLTALCTALGVIFCKCDGVWYTRMLWTWIRMKRRGMKRSNLLKNASFSYHAFISYSHQDSDWVDSQLVPSLEGNGFSLCIHERDFVPGEWILDNIINCVESSYKTLFVLSKHFVKSEWCNYELFFAQHRSISTQRDSIVFVLLEPIPADSLPKKFLRLRSLLEQQTYLEWPSDQRKQQVFWASLKSLLHMADKAVVLKDVAHDLLERVPLLTEQTEQF is encoded by the exons ATGGG GCCAAGCGTTGCTCCAGTCATCGGGGCCCTTTTGGCAGTGACCTTTCTGAGTCCTGAGTGCAGAGCCGCAGATCCAGATGTCAAAGGGCTTCAACTGTGTGGTGTTCTGAGGCGAGGAATGAAGGACTATTCCTACCATAACCTGACTGCTGTCCCTTCCCATCTTCCCCACGACACTCAGTATTTGGACATTTCTCACAACCCCATCCCCAGGTTGGATGCAGATCAGTTTTTTGGATTGTCCCAGCTGTGCTTTCTGAAAGCAACCCACTGTGGCCTCCGGGAGATTCCCTCCTTGGTGTTTAAACACACACCGGGGCTGAAAGTCCTCAACATATCTCACAACAGCTTACCTTACATTCCAGCTATTTCACTGgaaaaactgcaggtttttgctCTGGACAATAATCTGTACAGCAGCTACAAGATTCCCGCCTCCTTTCAGGACATGAAAGGTCTGGACTCTCTGCTCTTGGGAAGCACAGCAGCCACAATGGTGGGTTTTCAAGACTTTGATGCGCTCACGAATGTTTCTCTCAAGCACCTGCTCTTGGGGGCAGGAACTCCGTGGCGAAAATATGATTCTGGTTCTCTTGCAAGAATTAATCTCCAAGAGATTTCCCTTCATGTGTCTTTTTGTGAGAATTTCACCATGTTGGAAGACCTTCTCAGGGACTTGGCTGAGACACGAGTAAGGTCAATTCAACTCAGATCTGTATTTCCAGACTCCTGCCGTGTGACAGGAGACCCATTCTTCAAGCTGAGGACGATGCCTTTCATTCAAAGACTCAGCATTGAGAACACATGGATTAACAGTTCATTCATGGAGGTTTTTCTGAAGAACGTGTGGTTCTCCCCACTTCGTGAACTCTTGTTTGTTAACATCACTTATAATGAAGACACACCAGATGGGTTTCAGTTTCCCACCATAAATAGTACCATCAATCTCCGCTCAGTTACCTTCAATGGTGTGAACCACTACCAGTACAAATATCCCACTTTCAACATGAGCTTCAAGGCCTTCTCAGAGCTGACCTATCTGAAGTTTTCAGGCACCGGGATGAACATCTTACCCTGCGGAGTCATTTCAACCCTGCCGTCTCTGGAAATGCTTGACCTATCAGACAACCTCTTGTCTGAGTCGGGCTTTTGGTGGTTTCAGTGCTCATATTCCTCCACTTTTCCAAAGCTGCAGAAGCTTTCTTTGAGCAGAAACAGATTCACTAGTCTTTCCTTCATTTCTAAGAAAATGCAGCAAATGAAGACACTGAAATCTCTGGACCTCAGCTTCAACTCGATCCATTTGGATGGAGCCTGCTCCTGGCCGGCACAGCTGACGGAGCTGAGTTTGGGCAACAACAATTTGGGCAACACTGTCTTCAATTATCTGTCTCCGAACTTTGAAAGTATCGACTTGACAAAGACAGGAATAACAGCCCTGACACAGGAAGTTCTGTCTCGTTTTCCCAAACTGGAGCAACTCACACTCAGCTCCAACAACATCCAGGTCTTCCCTGAAGATCTCATTGCCCCAACTCTGCTCAGGCTGCATGTGGACCAGAACGCCATCACCTCTGTGTCCAGAGAGGCTTTCGCGGGCCTGCCCAGACTTCAGACTCTGATCGCTGGGAACAATCCCTATTTCTGCTCATGTGACATGCACTGGTTCATTACTACTCTCAACAAGTCCTTACTTCCAGACTGGCCGTTTGATTATACGTGCAGCACGCCGCCATCCCTCTCTGGACAGTCTCTGTTAGAGTACAAAACCAGCAGGCTGTCCTGTGAAGTGTGGCTTCAAGTCGTGGTGGCTCTGCCTGTGCTGACAGCCCTTTGCACAGCCCTCGGGGTCATTTTCTGTAAGTGTGACGGTGTTTGGTACACAAGGATGCTATGGACCTGGATcaggatgaagaggagaggCATGAAGCGTTCTAACCTGTTGAAGAATGCCTCATTCAGCTATCACGCCTTCATCTCGTACAGCCATCAGGACTCTGACTGGGTGGACAGTCAGCTGGTGCCCTCTCTAGAAGGAAATGGTTTCTCCCTCTGCATCCACGAGCGAGACTTTGTCCCTGGTGAGTGGATTCTGGATAACATCATCAACTGCGTAGAGTCCAGCTACAAGACGCTGTTTGTGCTCTCCAAACATTTTGTGAAGAGTGAGTGGTGCAACTACGAGCTCTTCTTTGCACAGCACAGATCCATCAGCACCCAAAGGGACTCCATAGTCTTCGTACTGCTGGAGCCAATTCCAGCAGACTCTCTTCCCAAGAAGTTCCTGAGACTCAGGAGCTTGTTGGAGCAGCAGACTTACCTGGAGTGGCCCAGCGACCAGCGCAAGCAGCAGGTTTTCTGGGCCAGTCTGAAGTCTTTGCTGCACATGGCAGACAAAGCGGTGGTTCTGAAGGATGTGGCACACGACCTTTTAGAAAGAGTCCCCCTGCTAACCGAGCAAACAGAACAATTTTAG
- the LOC112153396 gene encoding toll-like receptor 1 isoform X1 encodes MKLQRPSVAPVIGALLAVTFLSPECRAADPDVKGLQLCGVLRRGMKDYSYHNLTAVPSHLPHDTQYLDISHNPIPRLDADQFFGLSQLCFLKATHCGLREIPSLVFKHTPGLKVLNISHNSLPYIPAISLEKLQVFALDNNLYSSYKIPASFQDMKGLDSLLLGSTAATMVGFQDFDALTNVSLKHLLLGAGTPWRKYDSGSLARINLQEISLHVSFCENFTMLEDLLRDLAETRVRSIQLRSVFPDSCRVTGDPFFKLRTMPFIQRLSIENTWINSSFMEVFLKNVWFSPLRELLFVNITYNEDTPDGFQFPTINSTINLRSVTFNGVNHYQYKYPTFNMSFKAFSELTYLKFSGTGMNILPCGVISTLPSLEMLDLSDNLLSESGFWWFQCSYSSTFPKLQKLSLSRNRFTSLSFISKKMQQMKTLKSLDLSFNSIHLDGACSWPAQLTELSLGNNNLGNTVFNYLSPNFESIDLTKTGITALTQEVLSRFPKLEQLTLSSNNIQVFPEDLIAPTLLRLHVDQNAITSVSREAFAGLPRLQTLIAGNNPYFCSCDMHWFITTLNKSLLPDWPFDYTCSTPPSLSGQSLLEYKTSRLSCEVWLQVVVALPVLTALCTALGVIFCKCDGVWYTRMLWTWIRMKRRGMKRSNLLKNASFSYHAFISYSHQDSDWVDSQLVPSLEGNGFSLCIHERDFVPGEWILDNIINCVESSYKTLFVLSKHFVKSEWCNYELFFAQHRSISTQRDSIVFVLLEPIPADSLPKKFLRLRSLLEQQTYLEWPSDQRKQQVFWASLKSLLHMADKAVVLKDVAHDLLERVPLLTEQTEQF; translated from the exons ATGAAGCTGCAGAG GCCAAGCGTTGCTCCAGTCATCGGGGCCCTTTTGGCAGTGACCTTTCTGAGTCCTGAGTGCAGAGCCGCAGATCCAGATGTCAAAGGGCTTCAACTGTGTGGTGTTCTGAGGCGAGGAATGAAGGACTATTCCTACCATAACCTGACTGCTGTCCCTTCCCATCTTCCCCACGACACTCAGTATTTGGACATTTCTCACAACCCCATCCCCAGGTTGGATGCAGATCAGTTTTTTGGATTGTCCCAGCTGTGCTTTCTGAAAGCAACCCACTGTGGCCTCCGGGAGATTCCCTCCTTGGTGTTTAAACACACACCGGGGCTGAAAGTCCTCAACATATCTCACAACAGCTTACCTTACATTCCAGCTATTTCACTGgaaaaactgcaggtttttgctCTGGACAATAATCTGTACAGCAGCTACAAGATTCCCGCCTCCTTTCAGGACATGAAAGGTCTGGACTCTCTGCTCTTGGGAAGCACAGCAGCCACAATGGTGGGTTTTCAAGACTTTGATGCGCTCACGAATGTTTCTCTCAAGCACCTGCTCTTGGGGGCAGGAACTCCGTGGCGAAAATATGATTCTGGTTCTCTTGCAAGAATTAATCTCCAAGAGATTTCCCTTCATGTGTCTTTTTGTGAGAATTTCACCATGTTGGAAGACCTTCTCAGGGACTTGGCTGAGACACGAGTAAGGTCAATTCAACTCAGATCTGTATTTCCAGACTCCTGCCGTGTGACAGGAGACCCATTCTTCAAGCTGAGGACGATGCCTTTCATTCAAAGACTCAGCATTGAGAACACATGGATTAACAGTTCATTCATGGAGGTTTTTCTGAAGAACGTGTGGTTCTCCCCACTTCGTGAACTCTTGTTTGTTAACATCACTTATAATGAAGACACACCAGATGGGTTTCAGTTTCCCACCATAAATAGTACCATCAATCTCCGCTCAGTTACCTTCAATGGTGTGAACCACTACCAGTACAAATATCCCACTTTCAACATGAGCTTCAAGGCCTTCTCAGAGCTGACCTATCTGAAGTTTTCAGGCACCGGGATGAACATCTTACCCTGCGGAGTCATTTCAACCCTGCCGTCTCTGGAAATGCTTGACCTATCAGACAACCTCTTGTCTGAGTCGGGCTTTTGGTGGTTTCAGTGCTCATATTCCTCCACTTTTCCAAAGCTGCAGAAGCTTTCTTTGAGCAGAAACAGATTCACTAGTCTTTCCTTCATTTCTAAGAAAATGCAGCAAATGAAGACACTGAAATCTCTGGACCTCAGCTTCAACTCGATCCATTTGGATGGAGCCTGCTCCTGGCCGGCACAGCTGACGGAGCTGAGTTTGGGCAACAACAATTTGGGCAACACTGTCTTCAATTATCTGTCTCCGAACTTTGAAAGTATCGACTTGACAAAGACAGGAATAACAGCCCTGACACAGGAAGTTCTGTCTCGTTTTCCCAAACTGGAGCAACTCACACTCAGCTCCAACAACATCCAGGTCTTCCCTGAAGATCTCATTGCCCCAACTCTGCTCAGGCTGCATGTGGACCAGAACGCCATCACCTCTGTGTCCAGAGAGGCTTTCGCGGGCCTGCCCAGACTTCAGACTCTGATCGCTGGGAACAATCCCTATTTCTGCTCATGTGACATGCACTGGTTCATTACTACTCTCAACAAGTCCTTACTTCCAGACTGGCCGTTTGATTATACGTGCAGCACGCCGCCATCCCTCTCTGGACAGTCTCTGTTAGAGTACAAAACCAGCAGGCTGTCCTGTGAAGTGTGGCTTCAAGTCGTGGTGGCTCTGCCTGTGCTGACAGCCCTTTGCACAGCCCTCGGGGTCATTTTCTGTAAGTGTGACGGTGTTTGGTACACAAGGATGCTATGGACCTGGATcaggatgaagaggagaggCATGAAGCGTTCTAACCTGTTGAAGAATGCCTCATTCAGCTATCACGCCTTCATCTCGTACAGCCATCAGGACTCTGACTGGGTGGACAGTCAGCTGGTGCCCTCTCTAGAAGGAAATGGTTTCTCCCTCTGCATCCACGAGCGAGACTTTGTCCCTGGTGAGTGGATTCTGGATAACATCATCAACTGCGTAGAGTCCAGCTACAAGACGCTGTTTGTGCTCTCCAAACATTTTGTGAAGAGTGAGTGGTGCAACTACGAGCTCTTCTTTGCACAGCACAGATCCATCAGCACCCAAAGGGACTCCATAGTCTTCGTACTGCTGGAGCCAATTCCAGCAGACTCTCTTCCCAAGAAGTTCCTGAGACTCAGGAGCTTGTTGGAGCAGCAGACTTACCTGGAGTGGCCCAGCGACCAGCGCAAGCAGCAGGTTTTCTGGGCCAGTCTGAAGTCTTTGCTGCACATGGCAGACAAAGCGGTGGTTCTGAAGGATGTGGCACACGACCTTTTAGAAAGAGTCCCCCTGCTAACCGAGCAAACAGAACAATTTTAG
- the mkrn1 gene encoding probable E3 ubiquitin-protein ligase makorin-1 produces the protein MAEAAAASTAAVTGGWTKHVTCRYFMHGLCKEGDNCRYSHDLTSSKPATMICKFFQKGNCVYGDRCRFEHSKAARKEELPTSQTLLPASASASLSDPSPADPSGLTPAQGGQDWVNAAEFVPGQPYCGRAEPAKVESSVPLIEEFDPDAPLENKDLRKQLCPYAAVGECRYGINCAYLHGDVCDMCGLQVLHPTDNNQRSEHTKACIEAHEKDMEISFAIQRSKDMMCGVCMEVVFEKTNPSERRFGILSNCSHCYCLKCIRKWRSAKQFESKIIKSCPECRITSNFVIPSEYWVEDKDDKQKLIQKYKDGMRNKPCRYFDEGRGTCPFGSNCFYKHAFPDGRLEEAQPQRRQTGSSSRNRSSRRTPLWDILDERESPDSLDNEDDDLVTLELSEMLLMLLTAGTDDEVTDSEDEWDLFHEELDDFYEIYL, from the exons ATGGCGGAGGCAGCAGCAGCGTCTACGGCGGCGGTAACAGGAGGTTGGACCAAACACGTAACCTGCCG GTATTTCATGCATGGTCTGTGCAAAGAAGGAGACAACTGCCGGTATTCCCATGATCTGACCAGCAGCAAACCTGCAACCATGATATGCAAGTTCTTTCAGAAGGGAAACTGCGTGTACGGAGACCGCTGCAG GTTTGAACACAGTAAAGCTGCGCGGAAAGAGGAACTGCCAACCTCCCAGACGCTGCTGCCGGCCTCCGCCTCCGCCTCGCTGTCTGACCCGTCACCTGCAGACCCCAGTGGGCTGACACCCGCACAAGGGGGGCAGGACTGGGTCAACGCAGCCGAGTTTGTTCCTGGACAGCCGTACTGTGGGCGCG CTGAGCCGGCGAAGGTGGAAAGCTCTGTTCCTCTCATCGAGGAGTTTGACCCTGACGCGCCACTAGAGAACAAAGACCTGAGGAAGCAGCTCTGTCCCTATGCTGCTGTTGGAGAGTGTCGCTATGGGATCAACTGTGCCTATCTCCATGGCGACGTGTGTGACATGTGTGGGCTTCAGGTCCTCCACCCCACCGACAACAACCAACGCTCAGAGCACACCAAG GCGTGCATTGAAGCCCATGAGAAGGACATGGAGATCTCCTTTGCCATCCAGCGCAGCAAAGACATGATGTGTGGCGTCTGCATGGAGGTGGTGTTTGAGAAAACCAACCCCAGCGAGCGCCGCTTCGGGATCCTCTCCAACTGCAGCCACTGTTACTGTCTCAAGTGCATTCGCAAGTGGAGGAGCGCCAAGCAGTTTGAGAGCAAAATTATCAA gtCCTGTCCCGAGTGTCGCATCACCTCCAACTTTGTGATCCCGAGTGAGTACTGGGTGGAGGACAAGGACGACAAGCAGAAGCTGATTCAGAAATACAAAGACGGCATGAG GAACAAACCGTGTCGATACTTTGACGAGGGCCGCGGGACCTGCCCCTTCGGCTCCAACTGCTTCTACAAACACGCCTTTCCTGACGGGCGTCTGGAGGAGGCTCAGCCACAGCGCAGACAGACGGGCTCCAGCAGCAGGAACCGG AGCTCGCGGAGGACCCCGCTGTGGGACATCCTGGACGAGCGGGAAAGCCCGGACTCGCTTGACAACGAGGACGACGACCTGGTGACGCTGGAGCTGAGCGAGATGCTCCTCATGCTGCTCACGGCGGGAACGGACGACGAGGTGACGGACTCGGAGGACGAGTGGGATTTGTTTCACGAGGAGCTGGACGATTTCTACGAGATTTACCTATAG